The following are encoded together in the Carassius auratus strain Wakin chromosome 34, ASM336829v1, whole genome shotgun sequence genome:
- the LOC113052933 gene encoding fidgetin-like isoform X2: MQWTPEHVQWAEQHFDISSTTRSPAHKAEAYRGHLQRTYQYAWANDDISALTASNLLKKYAEKYSGILEGPSERALLCSYSESAPGLLNGRKSESEAWQEGIYPMSCAADVVSVSKNGMTPALPPPDVTASVGTSSGVASTLSEPSYSSSNCGNHASTTLHSGISSQEFASSYNGSYLHSTYSGGQSTPALPSPHPSPLHSAGLLQPPPPPPPTLVPSYNASSPNLSSYNYPPAGYPPQTAVAPGYSPGGAPPPSAYLPSGIAAPTPLPPSTLPGYSYQSHNHAPIAPTPLNGSSANTLKRKAFYMTGQGDMDSSYGNFNYSQQHSAQSPMYRMPDNSLVDSTRGNGFDRNADTSSLAFKPTKQSVPQDQQRKFGSQSSRALTPPSYGSSKGSLGSLRSGQSFGKFGSPVLSDHGDDSRQHHPHSIGTATSSSHPAEEQLKNSDASLVEIVTTEILQQVPPVDWSDIAGLEMAKATIKDEVLWPILRPDMFSGMATLPRSILLFGPQGTGRTLLGRCMASQLGAAFLILSGSALVTKWLGEGEKIVQASFLVARCRQPSVVFISDIDLLLSAQLNEESPVNRIKSELLLQLDGVLSSPEEHVLVVCSTSKPEEIDETLRRYFVKRLLVPLPDAAARHQIFSQLLSQHNYCLSDKEVALLVQRTEGFSGLDVVRLCQEAIVGPLHGMSSTDLSRMMPGQMRPVSYQDFENVFCKIQPSISQKELDTYTEWNKMFGCSQ, encoded by the coding sequence ATGCAGTGGACCCCAGAGCATGTGCAGTGGGCCGAGCAACATTTCGACATCTCATCCACAACACGTTCCCCTGCACATAAAGCAGAGGCATACCGTGGACACCTGCAGAGGACCTACCAGTATGCCTGGGCCAATGACGATATATCAGCACTGACGGCCTCCAACCTTCTGAAGAAATATGCAGAGAAGTATTCTGGTATCCTAGAGGGTCCCAGTGAGCGGGCGCTCCTGTGCTCGTACTCCGAGAGTGCCCCAGGACTCTTAAATGGACGCAAGTCAGAGAGTGAAGCATGGCAGGAGGGGATCTACCCAATGAGCTGTGCTGCAGATGTGGTTTCTGTAAGTAAGAATGGCATGACTCCCGCCCTGCCTCCTCCAGATGTGACGGCAAGTGTTGGCACCTCCTCTGGTGTGGCAAGTACCTTGAGTGAGCCCAGCTACTCCAGTAGTAACTGCGGGAATCATGCGTCTACTACACTGCATTCGGGGATCTCCTCTCAGGAATTCGCGAGCAGTTACAATGGCTCGTACTTGCATTCCACTTACAGCGGTGGGCAAAGCACACCAGCTCTCCCGTCCCCACATCCCTCACCTTTGCACAGTGCTGGGCTCCTTCAGCCTCCACCCCCGCCACCTCCTACCCTAGTGCCCAGCTATAATGCAAGTTCCCCCAATCTCTCCAGTTACAATTACCCTCCAGCAGGTTATCCCCCACAGACTGCTGTTGCCCCAGGCTACAGCCCAGGAGGAGCACCCCCTCCCTCAGCTTACTTGCCCTCAGGCATTGCTGCCCCCACTCCCCTACCCCCTTCCACCCTTCCCGGTTACTCCTACCAATCCCACAACCATGCACCAATTGCACCAACACCTTTGAATGGCAGCTCGGCCAACACActgaaaagaaaagcattttacaTGACGGGCCAGGGAGATATGGACTCTAGTTATGGAAATTTCAACTACAGCCAGCAGCATTCTGCTCAAAGCCCCATGTACAGAATGCCAGACAACAGTCTTGTTGACTCAACCAGAGGGAATGGATTTGACAGGAATGCTGACACATCATCTTTGGCGTTTAAGCCCACGAAGCAGTCAGTGCCACAGGATCAGCAGCGGAAATTCGGCAGCCAGTCCAGCAGGGCACTAACCCCTCCTTCTTACGGATCCTCCAAAGGTTCCTTGGGATCCCTGCGCTCAGGCCAGTCATTTGGAAAGTTTGGATCCCCTGTCTTGAGTGACCATGGTGACGACAGCAGACAGCATCACCCTCATTCCATTGGTACGGCCACTTCATCCAGCCACCCCGCTGAGGAGCAGTTAAAAAATAGCGATGCTAGTTTGGTAGAGATAGTCACTACTGAGATTCTGCAGCAGGTACCCCCTGTTGACTGGAGTGACATTGCTGGACTGGAGATGGCAAAAGCTACCATCAAGGATGAAGTCCTGTGGCCTATTCTGAGGCCAGACATGTTCAGCGGTATGGCCACATTACCTCGCAGCATCCTTCTCTTTGGACCTCAGGGCACAGGCAGAACACTGCTCGGCCGGTGTATGGCCAGTCAGCTTGGCGCAGCTTTCCTCATCCTTAGTGGCTCTGCTCTGGTCACAAAATGGCTTGGAGAGGGCGAGAAGATCGTCCAGGCCTCATTCCTTGTTGCTCGTTGTCGGCAGCCTTCTGTGGTTTTTATCAGTGATATAGATCTGCTGTTGTCTGCCCAGTTGAATGAAGAAAGTCCAGTGAACCGAATCAAGAGTGAACTCCTCCTCCAGCTCGATGGAGTTCTGAGCTCACCAGAGGAACATGTTCTAGTAGTATGTTCCACCAGCAAACCTGAAGAGATTGACGAGACTCTACGAAGGTACTTTGTAAAACGGTTGCTTGTCCCCTTACCGGATGCTGCCGCACGACACCAGATATTCAGCCAGCTGCTCTCACAGCATAACTACTGCCTCAGTGACAAAGAGGTTGCACTGCTTGTTCAGCGGACAGAAGGCTTCTCCGGGTTGGATGTGGTCCGACTTTGCCAGGAGGCCATAGTTGGTCCTCTCCACGGCATGTCCAGCACAGACCTTTCCAGAATGATGCCAGGTCAGATGAGACCGGTGTCATACCAAGACTTTGAGAATGTGTTTTGCAAAATCCAGCCCAGCATATCACAAAAAGAACTTGATACATACACTGAATGGAATAAGATGTTTGGTTGTAGTCAGTAA
- the LOC113052933 gene encoding fidgetin-like isoform X1, translating to MITSSSVHGLKMQWTPEHVQWAEQHFDISSTTRSPAHKAEAYRGHLQRTYQYAWANDDISALTASNLLKKYAEKYSGILEGPSERALLCSYSESAPGLLNGRKSESEAWQEGIYPMSCAADVVSVSKNGMTPALPPPDVTASVGTSSGVASTLSEPSYSSSNCGNHASTTLHSGISSQEFASSYNGSYLHSTYSGGQSTPALPSPHPSPLHSAGLLQPPPPPPPTLVPSYNASSPNLSSYNYPPAGYPPQTAVAPGYSPGGAPPPSAYLPSGIAAPTPLPPSTLPGYSYQSHNHAPIAPTPLNGSSANTLKRKAFYMTGQGDMDSSYGNFNYSQQHSAQSPMYRMPDNSLVDSTRGNGFDRNADTSSLAFKPTKQSVPQDQQRKFGSQSSRALTPPSYGSSKGSLGSLRSGQSFGKFGSPVLSDHGDDSRQHHPHSIGTATSSSHPAEEQLKNSDASLVEIVTTEILQQVPPVDWSDIAGLEMAKATIKDEVLWPILRPDMFSGMATLPRSILLFGPQGTGRTLLGRCMASQLGAAFLILSGSALVTKWLGEGEKIVQASFLVARCRQPSVVFISDIDLLLSAQLNEESPVNRIKSELLLQLDGVLSSPEEHVLVVCSTSKPEEIDETLRRYFVKRLLVPLPDAAARHQIFSQLLSQHNYCLSDKEVALLVQRTEGFSGLDVVRLCQEAIVGPLHGMSSTDLSRMMPGQMRPVSYQDFENVFCKIQPSISQKELDTYTEWNKMFGCSQ from the coding sequence gCTTAAAGATGCAGTGGACCCCAGAGCATGTGCAGTGGGCCGAGCAACATTTCGACATCTCATCCACAACACGTTCCCCTGCACATAAAGCAGAGGCATACCGTGGACACCTGCAGAGGACCTACCAGTATGCCTGGGCCAATGACGATATATCAGCACTGACGGCCTCCAACCTTCTGAAGAAATATGCAGAGAAGTATTCTGGTATCCTAGAGGGTCCCAGTGAGCGGGCGCTCCTGTGCTCGTACTCCGAGAGTGCCCCAGGACTCTTAAATGGACGCAAGTCAGAGAGTGAAGCATGGCAGGAGGGGATCTACCCAATGAGCTGTGCTGCAGATGTGGTTTCTGTAAGTAAGAATGGCATGACTCCCGCCCTGCCTCCTCCAGATGTGACGGCAAGTGTTGGCACCTCCTCTGGTGTGGCAAGTACCTTGAGTGAGCCCAGCTACTCCAGTAGTAACTGCGGGAATCATGCGTCTACTACACTGCATTCGGGGATCTCCTCTCAGGAATTCGCGAGCAGTTACAATGGCTCGTACTTGCATTCCACTTACAGCGGTGGGCAAAGCACACCAGCTCTCCCGTCCCCACATCCCTCACCTTTGCACAGTGCTGGGCTCCTTCAGCCTCCACCCCCGCCACCTCCTACCCTAGTGCCCAGCTATAATGCAAGTTCCCCCAATCTCTCCAGTTACAATTACCCTCCAGCAGGTTATCCCCCACAGACTGCTGTTGCCCCAGGCTACAGCCCAGGAGGAGCACCCCCTCCCTCAGCTTACTTGCCCTCAGGCATTGCTGCCCCCACTCCCCTACCCCCTTCCACCCTTCCCGGTTACTCCTACCAATCCCACAACCATGCACCAATTGCACCAACACCTTTGAATGGCAGCTCGGCCAACACActgaaaagaaaagcattttacaTGACGGGCCAGGGAGATATGGACTCTAGTTATGGAAATTTCAACTACAGCCAGCAGCATTCTGCTCAAAGCCCCATGTACAGAATGCCAGACAACAGTCTTGTTGACTCAACCAGAGGGAATGGATTTGACAGGAATGCTGACACATCATCTTTGGCGTTTAAGCCCACGAAGCAGTCAGTGCCACAGGATCAGCAGCGGAAATTCGGCAGCCAGTCCAGCAGGGCACTAACCCCTCCTTCTTACGGATCCTCCAAAGGTTCCTTGGGATCCCTGCGCTCAGGCCAGTCATTTGGAAAGTTTGGATCCCCTGTCTTGAGTGACCATGGTGACGACAGCAGACAGCATCACCCTCATTCCATTGGTACGGCCACTTCATCCAGCCACCCCGCTGAGGAGCAGTTAAAAAATAGCGATGCTAGTTTGGTAGAGATAGTCACTACTGAGATTCTGCAGCAGGTACCCCCTGTTGACTGGAGTGACATTGCTGGACTGGAGATGGCAAAAGCTACCATCAAGGATGAAGTCCTGTGGCCTATTCTGAGGCCAGACATGTTCAGCGGTATGGCCACATTACCTCGCAGCATCCTTCTCTTTGGACCTCAGGGCACAGGCAGAACACTGCTCGGCCGGTGTATGGCCAGTCAGCTTGGCGCAGCTTTCCTCATCCTTAGTGGCTCTGCTCTGGTCACAAAATGGCTTGGAGAGGGCGAGAAGATCGTCCAGGCCTCATTCCTTGTTGCTCGTTGTCGGCAGCCTTCTGTGGTTTTTATCAGTGATATAGATCTGCTGTTGTCTGCCCAGTTGAATGAAGAAAGTCCAGTGAACCGAATCAAGAGTGAACTCCTCCTCCAGCTCGATGGAGTTCTGAGCTCACCAGAGGAACATGTTCTAGTAGTATGTTCCACCAGCAAACCTGAAGAGATTGACGAGACTCTACGAAGGTACTTTGTAAAACGGTTGCTTGTCCCCTTACCGGATGCTGCCGCACGACACCAGATATTCAGCCAGCTGCTCTCACAGCATAACTACTGCCTCAGTGACAAAGAGGTTGCACTGCTTGTTCAGCGGACAGAAGGCTTCTCCGGGTTGGATGTGGTCCGACTTTGCCAGGAGGCCATAGTTGGTCCTCTCCACGGCATGTCCAGCACAGACCTTTCCAGAATGATGCCAGGTCAGATGAGACCGGTGTCATACCAAGACTTTGAGAATGTGTTTTGCAAAATCCAGCCCAGCATATCACAAAAAGAACTTGATACATACACTGAATGGAATAAGATGTTTGGTTGTAGTCAGTAA